The DNA window TATCAGGTGAAGATGACCAAATAATCTTGAAATCAACAACTTTGGATCCATAGTCATCTAAGTTCACCTGAAAAGACAGAAAGGATAGCTGATATTGATGAATACAATCTTGTAAAACTAAAATCACCAGCTCCTGGTGAATAAGGAAAGTGGTTCAGAGTAGAACATCCTGTAGCACCTTAGCCACTGATGATGGATGAATTGCAGATGCTCCCTCAACATATAAGCAACGGTTCCATGAAGTCTGCATGGGCAAAGATGCACAGCTTAGATAGATCATCTTTAATGTCCGAGCTAAGGGCTTTTCATTCAAACTACAGACTGGAGAGAATAAGATTTGAGGAAGTACCATATGATTGATGTCCGTGAAAGGAATATCAAGTAGAGATAATGAGCTTTGAACATCATCCAGAATACCAAGAAATGATCTTCCATTCTGCCTGAAACCAAACATTCCAATAGTTTGATCACAATGAAGTTTGGTTTGCAAGTGGAAGCTCACAAAAAATTTCCAAAGAAACAAGGTTTTTCGTAAGATAAAAACCAAAGCAGATGCATAAAGCAAAGAAAGCAAAGCTATTGACTTTTTAAGGTTTACCTGTAAGAGCAAGCTATTAAGTTCTTTCCTTCATTGTTCTGAATAAGCTCATAGGAATTGATGCCAAAAATCCACAATGGCGTCGAGAACTCAGCATCCAGGGAATAAATTGCTTGCACCTCATTGACAGATTCAATCTGTCGTCCAAAGAGAAAGGATAATCAGTTCAGCAGATAGTTATGCCGAAGAAATGGTTGTAATGCACAAGAAGCAGAGGGTCCAAGCACTTCAACATAGAATGTAATGCTTCCATAATCCTGCTTacgattgttttatttttaatctcatgaAAATGAGTATGATTGAAAATGTGGTCTAAGCATGCATGAATCCTTTGTCCTGCATGtgaattttctctctttaagaagcataatcaattaaaattttgttttcacatAAAGAAGATTACATAGAGAAAAGGGTGTACCATAGCATCAAACAACTGCCCAATTATAGAACTTACCCATTTATATAGATTCCAAAATCCACTTTTTCTATCAGTGATGAAAAATAGTTCACCTGTAGCAATGCAAATGAAAATATCAATATATGCAATAACTTGAAGCTACAAGAATTCTGATAGGACAAAATAGCTGAATGTCATACATGCATGGCTAAAATGTTAAATATGTACTAAAAATGGCAGTAGCTTCCAAGGGAATCAAGCACAAGGCTCAACTCCAAACTAGGTTTCAGGACTATGTCTCGGGAATATAATTTGAGCATTGATGTGCAGGTAACCAATCCAGAGGCCACTTTCAGAACATAAACCTTGTTGACCTAATCACTATTCTCAGAACAAACATAccacatgttttttctattaagtACATGTTGCAGACAGAAGCTTCCCCCAACAGCAAATTTATCCCAGAGAATTTGCTCCCCAGCCGAGTTACATCATATATGTGAAGTTCCATGATAAAACCGACAAAATATAGTACCTTTGGAGGACCACTTGGGCTCAGTTGGAGACTCCACAAGGGTAGGATCACAACCAGCAACACAAATGCGATTGTGAACATCTCTGCATGAGAAAATTAAGAGGAATAAGCGGCATCAAGTGGTCCTGTGTATTTATTTATCTGCATTATGATAACTGAGAACTAAATTCAGCGCAGAATGTAGTATCAAGTGATTTTCTGTCCTAGAGAATGGTGACCTGAAAAGTTTGTTTTGACACAAATTTAAACTCCTAAAGTTAAGCAGGTTGTTTTTATAGCAAAGAAAACCATATTCATGCACCAAACAGCATATAACAAAAGCAAGGTGATGATGAGTCACATGGTACTGATTTAAGAATAGCACCTTGTGATAAATTGCTGATCTTCGAACAAGTTAAAGCGTTGATAGCAAAgaatttattgaaaagaaagCAGAATGGTGCTGAATATCGTATATCAGCAGCAAgaaaaccaaatttgacaacTACTGCCAAAGGAAGTTCTTGAAATGCAATCATTGACAAATTATGCTTACCCATTTTCAGAAATATAGCCGACCCAGAGCTCTGTTTTATCCCATGGCATATTAGGGTGGCCCCATTCTATCCACGCTATCCGTTCGCCTTTGGGGTCTATGCGTGGGAATGCATAGAAATCATTGCCACTTACTAATACTTTTGGCTCTGAAgtcaaaatatccaaaaaaaggTCATTTCCTCAACATACGGCCAAGAATCAAATAGTAAAACAGCTAATATTTCGAGAACAAAAGCATTTGGATAATTCTGAaaaaccaagttaaaaaaacagaaaattctTACTCTAAGTCCATAAATCTTATTCCAACAAGTTTTTACCTTGGATACTCTTGTCACTAAGGCCTACAGCAACAATTGTTGTGGTTGAATTTGTACTACTGACGCGACGATCtatcaagaaaatcataaattcatcaaaaaaaattctttctaaTCCAAACCCTAAATAAACAGAGTTCATGAGGATCTATCTACCTTCCATCACAGTAACAAAACGATTGAAGCGCAAATCAAAGACCCCGTCAGCATAAGAAACCACGGGACCGCCATAGTCCGGTGTAAGCGGCACAGGAGAAGAATCTACTGCATGGACTatcaacaaattgaaaaaaaaaaaaaaaaagtgaaaagtaGCAGTTGATGAGTTAGTAATAGCTCATTCGACCTTTGGATTTGATAGACTGCTTGTAAAGCCGCTGATCCTTGTAATTAGAGTAAATGACAGTATCTGCTGATATCGTGAATGCGCCGCCACCATACTCTTGAGCCGTTGTTCTCACAGCAAATTCTTTCGGTGTAATATCGGTGGGTTCTTCTCCCGGTTTGTCGGCTTCTCTCACAAGAACCGCTCGCCTGATCAAATTACCATAATACCATCCAAAATCAAGTCACGAGACGAGAAAACTGAAAACAGTTAAGTATATTTTGTGCAAGGGTTTCGAGTTTACCCAGATTCAGAGGGGCGGGATTCGACCCAGAAGAGGTGACCGTGGTCGTCAACGGCGATTCCGCCGAGTCGTTTGGAAGCGCCAGAGACGACGTCTGCGGTGATTGGGGACTTCCATGAGCCGTAAGGGGCAGTGATTTTGTCTTGTTTGGCTGTTGCATCAGCTACTTGTGTTGAAGAAGCCATGGTTTTGAAAGTAGGCCGCTGTAGCTGTCTTTTAGGAGAGAAGTTAGTGATGACTTTCCTTTGTGTGTAGTTTCTGTTGAAGAGGCTGAAAGAgtgagaagatgaagaagataaGCGAGTAAGAGTGAGTGACGACAGCTGAGAAAACCATTGACTAGCGTATGTCAAAcccataaacaaacaaataaataaataaataaattggactACTAGTAGTATACAGAGGTTAGTATTATTTATAGCAATAAGTGGTTGGTTTACTTGATTGAGATTCTCTCTTCCAACTTTTCCGTCATTCGTTCACCCTCTTGCTTCAATTCTCTGATAATAAAGTGGAG is part of the Populus trichocarpa isolate Nisqually-1 chromosome 2, P.trichocarpa_v4.1, whole genome shotgun sequence genome and encodes:
- the LOC7462898 gene encoding uncharacterized protein LOC7462898 isoform X2, with the protein product MTEKLEERISINLFNRNYTQRKVITNFSPKRQLQRPTFKTMASSTQVADATAKQDKITAPYGSWKSPITADVVSGASKRLGGIAVDDHGHLFWVESRPSESGRAVLVREADKPGEEPTDITPKEFAVRTTAQEYGGGAFTISADTVIYSNYKDQRLYKQSIKSKVHAVDSSPVPLTPDYGGPVVSYADGVFDLRFNRFVTVMEDRRVSSTNSTTTIVAVGLSDKSIQEPKVLVSGNDFYAFPRIDPKGERIAWIEWGHPNMPWDKTELWVGYISENGDVHNRICVAGCDPTLVESPTEPKWSSKGELFFITDRKSGFWNLYKWIESVNEVQAIYSLDAEFSTPLWIFGINSYELIQNNEGKNLIACSYRQNGRSFLGILDDVQSSLSLLDIPFTDINHMTSWNRCLYVEGASAIHPSSVAKVNLDDYGSKVVDFKIIWSSSPDSLKYKSYFSLPELIEFPTEVPGQNAYAYFYPPSNPIYQASQEEKPPLLLKSHGGPTSETRGILNLSIQYWTSRGWAFVDVNYGGSTGYGREYRERLLNKWGIVDVNDCCSCGKFLVDNGKVDSERLCITGGSAGGYTTLAALAFKETFKAGASLYGVADLSMLRAETHKFESHYIDNLVGTEEDYFERSPINFVDRFSCPIILFQGLEDKVVPPDQARKIYLALKKKGLPVALVEYEGEQHGFRKAENIKFTLEQQMLFFARLVGRFTVADEIDPIRIDNLD
- the LOC7462898 gene encoding uncharacterized protein LOC7462898 isoform X1 — encoded protein: MGLTYASQWFSQLSSLTLTRLSSSSSHSFSLFNRNYTQRKVITNFSPKRQLQRPTFKTMASSTQVADATAKQDKITAPYGSWKSPITADVVSGASKRLGGIAVDDHGHLFWVESRPSESGRAVLVREADKPGEEPTDITPKEFAVRTTAQEYGGGAFTISADTVIYSNYKDQRLYKQSIKSKDSSPVPLTPDYGGPVVSYADGVFDLRFNRFVTVMEDRRVSSTNSTTTIVAVGLSDKSIQEPKVLVSGNDFYAFPRIDPKGERIAWIEWGHPNMPWDKTELWVGYISENGDVHNRICVAGCDPTLVESPTEPKWSSKGELFFITDRKSGFWNLYKWIESVNEVQAIYSLDAEFSTPLWIFGINSYELIQNNEGKNLIACSYRQNGRSFLGILDDVQSSLSLLDIPFTDINHMTSWNRCLYVEGASAIHPSSVAKVNLDDYGSKVVDFKIIWSSSPDSLKYKSYFSLPELIEFPTEVPGQNAYAYFYPPSNPIYQASQEEKPPLLLKSHGGPTSETRGILNLSIQYWTSRGWAFVDVNYGGSTGYGREYRERLLNKWGIVDVNDCCSCGKFLVDNGKVDSERLCITGGSAGGYTTLAALAFKETFKAGASLYGVADLSMLRAETHKFESHYIDNLVGTEEDYFERSPINFVDRFSCPIILFQGLEDKVVPPDQARKIYLALKKKGLPVALVEYEGEQHGFRKAENIKFTLEQQMLFFARLVGRFTVADEIDPIRIDNLD